A window of Tautonia plasticadhaerens contains these coding sequences:
- a CDS encoding S41 family peptidase, with protein sequence MLALIRSPFPGWFALALALVVPGTSPDSASALLADLVPPTARRDAPSSPEGLGSPGDPSTPDDALARALELERTRNWPAAITLYEQALERWPSRTELRHRLRLCETHYRLGRRYEDRSFREVLLRLPREDALALFDELIDRIETGYVDPVRLEPLLRHGFDNLEVALRDPAFLDAHGADSPDRADRVRWLRDAFRSQRGRMSARTKGEARAQVEVCCDLGRRALGLADAAVILEFVYGACDALDEYSGCLSPDKLSDLYAEIDGNFVGIGVELKGSDRGLLLVNVIPGGPASESGLKPGEQIVEVDGRPLAGLGLDAAAATLQGAEHSEVTVRVLGAGGQARSVRMARRPVELKSVESSAMLQGGIGFIRLVSFQKTTVEEMDRAVADLQARGMRHMVLDLRGNPGGLLNVSVDLADRFLDRGRIVATRGRAPGQTFDYTASGAAPWRMPVTVLIDGDSASASEILAGALKDHRRALIVGGRSYGKGSVQSIYPLRSADAALKLTTAKFYSPLERPYSEHGVSPDIEVSSSARPPGDDPGLAPVPIPYGDPEKDPALRVAIRRALEGDLAGAGG encoded by the coding sequence AGGGCCTCGGCTCCCCGGGCGACCCCTCGACGCCCGATGACGCCCTGGCCCGGGCCCTGGAGCTGGAGCGGACCCGGAACTGGCCGGCCGCCATCACGCTCTACGAGCAGGCCCTCGAACGCTGGCCCAGCCGGACGGAACTCCGACACCGGCTCCGGCTCTGCGAGACCCACTACCGGCTCGGCCGACGCTACGAGGACCGCAGCTTCCGGGAGGTCCTGCTCCGGCTTCCCCGGGAGGACGCCCTCGCCCTCTTCGACGAGCTGATCGACCGGATCGAGACCGGATACGTCGACCCCGTCCGCCTGGAACCGCTGCTCCGGCACGGCTTCGACAACCTGGAGGTCGCCCTCCGGGACCCCGCCTTCCTCGACGCCCATGGCGCCGACTCCCCGGACCGGGCCGACCGGGTCCGATGGCTCCGGGACGCCTTCCGGTCCCAGCGGGGCCGCATGTCGGCCCGGACGAAGGGCGAGGCGAGGGCCCAGGTCGAGGTGTGCTGCGACCTCGGCCGGCGTGCCCTCGGGCTGGCCGACGCGGCGGTCATCCTCGAATTCGTCTACGGCGCCTGCGACGCCCTGGACGAATACTCCGGCTGCCTGTCGCCCGACAAGCTCTCCGACCTCTACGCCGAGATCGACGGCAATTTCGTCGGGATCGGGGTCGAGCTGAAGGGCTCCGACCGGGGCCTGCTGCTCGTCAACGTGATCCCCGGCGGCCCGGCCTCGGAATCGGGCCTGAAGCCCGGCGAGCAGATCGTCGAGGTCGACGGCCGGCCCCTGGCCGGGCTCGGCCTCGACGCGGCGGCGGCGACGCTCCAGGGCGCCGAGCATTCCGAGGTGACCGTCCGGGTGCTCGGGGCCGGCGGGCAGGCCCGCTCGGTCCGGATGGCCCGCCGCCCGGTCGAACTCAAGAGCGTGGAATCGAGCGCGATGCTCCAGGGGGGGATCGGCTTCATCAGGCTGGTCAGCTTCCAGAAGACGACCGTCGAGGAGATGGACCGGGCCGTCGCCGACCTCCAGGCCCGGGGGATGCGGCACATGGTCCTCGACCTCCGGGGCAATCCCGGCGGGCTCCTCAACGTCTCGGTCGACCTGGCCGACCGCTTCCTGGACCGGGGGAGGATCGTCGCCACCCGGGGCCGGGCCCCCGGCCAGACGTTCGACTACACCGCCTCCGGCGCCGCCCCCTGGCGGATGCCCGTCACCGTCCTGATCGACGGCGACAGCGCCAGCGCCAGCGAGATCCTCGCCGGGGCGTTGAAGGACCACCGCCGGGCCCTGATCGTCGGGGGGCGGAGTTACGGCAAGGGGTCGGTCCAGAGCATCTATCCGCTCCGATCGGCCGACGCGGCGTTGAAGCTGACGACCGCCAAGTTCTATTCCCCGCTGGAGCGCCCCTACAGCGAGCACGGCGTCTCCCCCGACATCGAGGTCTCTTCCTCCGCCCGTCCCCCCGGCGATGACCCGGGCCTGGCGCCGGTCCCGATCCCCTATGGCGACCCGGAGAAGGACCCGGCGCTCCGGGTGGCGATCCGTCGGGCCCTGGAGGGGGATCTGGCCGGGGCGGGGGGCTAG
- a CDS encoding WD40 repeat domain-containing protein: MSQTDAPAGSRMQPTLAWTVVTDAPLKGLGLMREAGRIVTWDESDGLAMYDPRGDRIWASRAPGAIVSGAVSDDGSLVALIGESRRLWLFGPDLELIADREAVADPIGLAVDPHGRYVAVSSRMSQTHLYTRYGRKSGEFETLQPLAHVAFVPSEPRLIGAAGHGSLFGVELIPAGRGRLDAEVAWRESLLSNVGRLALTGDGGTIVASCFIHGVQRFDANGRGEGSYHLGGTAVLAAPDFVGRTIAAATQEGELFLLNRAGNIRWKTALPRPAVALELEPLGRWLVYGQATGEVSRIDLEDPGRPSGSAVRPSPAAAKSAVRRSPAASSPVRTPSWSLTVAESDDRAESAVLALLDDPPRIGLMTNADRLELFTTEGKRLGRTPPIKGVGRLIRTSPGWLAASTDRELLLFDARRNSGKRLEDLNIVQLTHLEIRPDDFGLAVVQERDRVGRATTAGRWIWRKELDSGVEDLAIGPDGLIAVTTDDGRLLLFDPAGNPVEGPDDRFGEPLGLVPAPDGSPPGVAVLTLARQRQILRGHDRAGRILWETPVPWVSWHLARAGSAAVVSAPDGRAVAYDGTGHALTSGRDPAPPGVFAIGPDGVVLRAYRRGPHLICEDLDGRVRWRALAESARGPLAAGLGGVAALLGRDLAWFPHLAPPVRVRPADDRTDPLFP; this comes from the coding sequence ATGTCCCAGACCGACGCCCCGGCCGGATCCCGGATGCAGCCGACGCTGGCCTGGACCGTGGTGACCGACGCGCCGCTCAAGGGGCTCGGCCTGATGCGGGAGGCCGGCCGGATCGTCACCTGGGACGAGTCCGACGGCCTGGCGATGTACGACCCTCGGGGGGACCGCATCTGGGCCAGCCGGGCCCCCGGCGCGATCGTCTCGGGGGCGGTCAGCGACGACGGCTCGCTGGTCGCCCTGATCGGCGAGTCGAGGAGGCTCTGGCTGTTCGGCCCCGACCTGGAGCTGATCGCCGACCGGGAGGCCGTCGCCGACCCGATCGGCCTGGCGGTCGACCCGCATGGCCGCTACGTCGCGGTCTCCTCCCGGATGTCGCAGACCCACCTCTACACCCGATATGGCCGCAAGTCGGGGGAGTTCGAGACGCTCCAGCCGCTGGCCCACGTCGCCTTCGTGCCGAGCGAGCCGAGGCTCATCGGCGCCGCCGGGCACGGCTCGCTGTTCGGCGTCGAGCTGATCCCCGCCGGGAGGGGCCGGCTCGACGCCGAGGTCGCCTGGCGGGAGTCCCTGCTCTCCAACGTCGGCCGGCTGGCCCTGACGGGCGACGGCGGCACGATCGTCGCCAGCTGCTTCATCCACGGCGTCCAGCGGTTCGACGCCAACGGCCGGGGGGAGGGCTCCTACCACCTCGGCGGCACCGCCGTGCTGGCCGCCCCCGACTTCGTCGGCCGGACCATCGCCGCCGCCACCCAGGAAGGGGAGCTGTTCCTGCTCAACCGGGCCGGCAACATCCGGTGGAAGACCGCCCTGCCCAGGCCCGCGGTCGCCCTGGAGCTGGAGCCGCTCGGCCGCTGGCTCGTCTACGGCCAGGCGACCGGCGAGGTCTCCCGGATCGACCTGGAGGATCCGGGGAGGCCGTCCGGATCGGCAGTCCGGCCGTCGCCGGCCGCGGCGAAGTCGGCCGTCCGGAGGTCCCCGGCGGCGTCGAGCCCGGTGCGGACCCCCTCCTGGTCCCTGACCGTGGCCGAGAGCGACGACCGGGCCGAGTCGGCCGTGCTCGCCCTGCTGGACGACCCGCCCCGGATCGGCCTGATGACCAACGCCGACCGCCTGGAGCTGTTCACCACCGAGGGCAAGCGCCTCGGCCGGACCCCGCCGATCAAGGGGGTCGGCCGCCTGATCCGGACCTCCCCCGGCTGGCTCGCCGCGTCGACCGACCGGGAGTTGCTCCTCTTCGACGCCCGGCGCAACAGCGGGAAGCGCCTGGAAGACCTGAACATCGTCCAGCTCACCCACCTGGAGATCCGCCCCGACGACTTCGGCCTCGCCGTCGTCCAGGAACGCGACCGGGTCGGCCGGGCCACCACCGCCGGCCGATGGATCTGGCGCAAGGAGCTGGATTCCGGCGTCGAGGACCTGGCGATCGGGCCCGACGGCCTGATCGCCGTCACCACCGACGACGGCCGGCTGCTCCTGTTCGACCCCGCCGGCAACCCGGTCGAGGGCCCCGACGACCGCTTCGGCGAGCCCCTCGGCCTGGTCCCCGCCCCGGACGGGTCCCCCCCCGGGGTGGCCGTGCTCACGCTCGCCCGACAGCGTCAGATCCTCCGGGGGCACGACCGGGCCGGCCGGATCCTCTGGGAAACCCCGGTCCCCTGGGTCTCCTGGCACCTGGCCCGGGCCGGGTCGGCGGCGGTGGTGTCGGCGCCAGACGGCCGGGCGGTCGCCTACGACGGGACCGGTCACGCCCTGACCAGCGGCCGGGATCCGGCCCCCCCCGGCGTGTTCGCGATCGGGCCGGACGGCGTCGTGCTCAGGGCCTACCGCCGGGGCCCACACCTGATCTGCGAGGACCTCGACGGCCGGGTCCGATGGCGGGCGCTGGCCGAGTCGGCCCGGGGCCCGCTCGCCGCCGGCCTCGGCGGCGTGGCTGCCCTGCTCGGCCGGGACCTCGCCTGGTTCCCGCACCTCGCACCCCCGGTCCGAGTCCGCCCGGCCGACGACCGGACCGACCCGTTGTTCCCGTGA
- a CDS encoding ANTH domain-containing protein, with protein MQHAPTPLSLLAEGEEEARRYKWIMSEKAGRDLGDWAIRCWVREHWNGFLRERWLEHLQGRAFWIELDREDYGLLHRAFRNSSPLFDEIFRRIKRGDENLEILNWAIEGEISTDAVIDILEAIDINSRRIECQFALKLSQAS; from the coding sequence ATGCAACACGCCCCGACGCCGCTGAGCCTCCTCGCCGAAGGCGAGGAAGAAGCACGACGGTACAAGTGGATCATGAGCGAGAAGGCCGGTCGCGACCTTGGCGACTGGGCCATCCGTTGCTGGGTCCGCGAGCACTGGAACGGGTTCCTCCGGGAACGATGGTTGGAGCACCTCCAGGGTCGGGCCTTCTGGATCGAGCTGGATCGGGAGGACTACGGCCTCCTGCACCGGGCCTTCCGCAATTCCTCCCCCCTCTTCGACGAGATCTTCCGCCGCATCAAGCGGGGCGACGAGAACCTCGAGATCCTCAACTGGGCGATCGAGGGGGAGATCTCCACCGACGCCGTGATCGACATCCTCGAGGCGATCGACATCAACAGCCGCCGCATCGAGTGCCAGTTCGCCCTGAAGCTCTCGCAGGCGAGCTGA
- a CDS encoding thiol-disulfide oxidoreductase DCC family protein: MTTVAASTAAPGAPIVFYDGECGFCNRSVQFVLDHDPDGKVLLAPLQGETFRDRLPDHGPPDLNSMLLLDEGRLFDRSSAVLRVMRRLRFPWPLLGRLGAIIPRPIRDRAYDYFAARRYRWFGVAEACRLPSPEERARLLP, from the coding sequence ATGACCACCGTGGCCGCATCAACTGCCGCTCCCGGGGCGCCGATCGTCTTCTACGACGGCGAGTGCGGCTTCTGCAATCGGTCGGTCCAATTCGTCCTCGACCACGACCCCGACGGCAAGGTCCTGCTCGCCCCCTTGCAAGGGGAGACCTTCCGGGATCGCCTCCCCGATCATGGTCCTCCCGACCTGAACTCGATGCTCCTGCTGGACGAGGGCCGGCTCTTCGACCGCTCCTCGGCGGTGCTCCGCGTGATGCGTCGCCTCCGATTCCCCTGGCCCCTGCTCGGCAGGCTCGGGGCGATCATCCCCCGGCCGATCCGGGACCGGGCCTACGACTATTTCGCCGCACGACGATACCGATGGTTCGGCGTCGCCGAAGCCTGCCGGCTCCCTTCCCCCGAGGAACGGGCCCGACTGTTGCCCTGA
- a CDS encoding YfcE family phosphodiesterase, whose translation MLIGVLSDSHDQIDRTAGAVALLAARGAESLVHCGDLTSPRAVHAVASSGLPCRYVLGNNDFDLEGIERAVEATGGLLLGWSGEFELAGRRIAVTHGHLSDEFRRLIRSMPDYLLFGHSHQRLDERDGPTRQVNPGALHRARIWTVAMLDLEADAVEFHSVR comes from the coding sequence ATGCTCATCGGCGTCCTGTCCGACTCCCACGACCAGATCGACCGCACCGCCGGGGCCGTCGCCCTGCTGGCGGCCCGAGGGGCCGAGTCGCTCGTCCACTGTGGGGACCTGACGAGCCCGAGGGCGGTCCACGCCGTCGCCTCCTCCGGGTTGCCGTGCCGGTACGTCCTGGGGAACAACGACTTCGACCTCGAGGGGATCGAGCGGGCCGTCGAGGCGACCGGCGGCCTGCTGCTCGGCTGGTCGGGGGAGTTCGAGCTGGCCGGTCGTCGAATCGCCGTCACCCACGGCCACCTGTCGGACGAATTCCGTCGGCTTATCCGGTCGATGCCCGACTACCTCCTGTTCGGCCACTCTCATCAGCGGCTCGACGAGCGGGACGGCCCGACCCGGCAGGTCAACCCCGGGGCCCTCCATCGGGCCCGGATCTGGACGGTGGCGATGCTCGACCTAGAGGCCGACGCGGTCGAGTTCCACTCGGTTCGGTGA
- a CDS encoding putative sugar nucleotidyl transferase — protein sequence MRLCIVEDLAVAGLEPLTLTRPAYALRLGAGVLGDRIARAWGVGPGPARRAAVIRPHLAEIARERDPHTVLNNPEWLAQGPSIVANARWVPPAGFDGTEAGGPNPPWLGLCRGRPACAVVGPERAVALAPNRVDDWFDDLLAKVDGVEVGGHWVDRPWDLVSLNEQAVRDDFDALEGPSVTNRHLQAMALVGPSDRLWIHESARIDPYTVFDTTNGPIIVGPDVWVQPFTRIEGPSVIGAGTQLFRANIRGAVSIGPVCRVGGEVEASIIQGYSNKYHEGFLGHAYVGEWVNLGAITSNSDLRNDYGEVEVPLHGDPIPTGQAKVGCFIGDHTRTGLGSMLNTGTSIGVMCNVLPAGWLLPKHVPSFSAVLWGKVAPGFELEQMFETARTVKGRRGLEFTGAEEQLYRSLHDQTRLERERAFQRGQDLRQAPRAAAASAAGP from the coding sequence ATGCGCCTGTGCATCGTCGAAGACCTGGCCGTCGCCGGCCTGGAGCCCCTGACCCTGACGAGACCGGCGTACGCGCTGCGACTCGGGGCCGGCGTGCTGGGGGACCGGATCGCCCGGGCCTGGGGGGTCGGCCCGGGGCCGGCGAGGAGGGCGGCGGTGATCCGCCCCCACCTGGCCGAGATCGCGCGGGAACGCGACCCGCACACGGTGCTCAACAACCCCGAGTGGCTCGCCCAGGGGCCGAGCATCGTCGCCAACGCCCGATGGGTGCCCCCCGCCGGCTTCGACGGGACCGAGGCGGGCGGCCCGAACCCCCCGTGGCTGGGCCTCTGCCGGGGCCGCCCGGCCTGCGCCGTCGTCGGCCCCGAGCGGGCCGTCGCCCTGGCCCCCAACCGGGTCGACGACTGGTTCGACGACCTGCTGGCCAAGGTCGACGGCGTCGAGGTCGGCGGCCACTGGGTCGACCGCCCCTGGGACCTCGTCTCGCTCAACGAGCAGGCCGTCCGGGACGACTTCGACGCCCTGGAGGGCCCGAGCGTCACCAACCGGCACCTCCAGGCGATGGCCCTGGTCGGCCCCTCCGACCGGCTCTGGATCCACGAGTCGGCCCGGATCGACCCCTATACCGTCTTCGACACGACGAACGGCCCGATCATCGTCGGCCCGGACGTCTGGGTGCAGCCGTTCACCCGGATCGAGGGGCCGAGCGTCATCGGCGCCGGCACGCAGCTCTTCCGGGCGAACATCCGGGGGGCGGTGAGCATCGGCCCGGTCTGCCGGGTCGGCGGCGAGGTGGAGGCGTCGATCATCCAGGGGTACTCGAACAAGTACCATGAGGGGTTCCTGGGCCACGCCTACGTCGGCGAGTGGGTGAACCTGGGGGCGATCACCTCCAACAGCGACCTCCGCAACGACTACGGCGAGGTCGAGGTCCCCTTGCATGGCGACCCGATCCCGACCGGCCAGGCCAAGGTCGGCTGCTTCATCGGCGACCACACCCGGACCGGCCTGGGCAGCATGCTGAATACCGGCACCAGCATCGGCGTGATGTGCAACGTCCTGCCGGCCGGCTGGCTGCTGCCGAAGCACGTGCCGAGCTTCTCGGCGGTCCTCTGGGGCAAGGTCGCGCCCGGCTTCGAGCTGGAGCAGATGTTCGAGACCGCCCGGACCGTCAAGGGCCGCCGGGGCCTGGAGTTCACCGGGGCCGAGGAGCAGCTCTACCGCTCCCTGCACGACCAGACCCGGCTGGAACGCGAGCGGGCCTTCCAGCGCGGCCAGGATCTCCGACAGGCACCCCGAGCCGCCGCCGCCTCGGCCGCCGGGCCCTGA
- a CDS encoding DMT family transporter translates to MAWIVLIFAGLAEVGFTTCLKLSENFSKPIPSIGFLLLSILSFALLTRAIQTIPLGTAYAVWTGIGAFGTAIIGIAFFKDPLSTARIVLLLVLIGSIIGLKVVASE, encoded by the coding sequence ATGGCCTGGATCGTCCTCATCTTCGCCGGCCTCGCCGAGGTCGGCTTCACCACCTGCCTGAAGCTCAGCGAGAACTTCTCGAAGCCGATCCCCTCGATCGGCTTCCTCCTGCTGAGCATCCTCAGCTTCGCGCTGCTCACCCGGGCGATCCAGACGATCCCGCTGGGCACGGCGTATGCCGTCTGGACGGGCATCGGCGCCTTCGGCACGGCGATCATCGGCATCGCCTTCTTCAAGGACCCGCTCTCGACCGCCCGGATCGTCTTGCTCCTGGTGCTCATCGGCTCAATCATCGGGCTGAAGGTGGTGGCCTCGGAGTGA
- a CDS encoding DMT family transporter, with the protein MAGQDDGGGGTSRSSGGIDLAAYVFLALMVLIGSTTALSAKLAVRELPLPLVPVFRFGVAGLCLLPFARRGGALWRMIREDRWRVLASALFCVGLNQLFFLTGARLAPTTHVGLIYATNPLFVLLIACGMGQERMRLDRLVGVVTSVLGVLIIGLGNLRGGASAEASRGLLGDLLLVGAVTTWGAYMAVSRPLIRKHGALPALAGTFLVGALLDLPFTLLAMDWDGSIAPLGLGAIGSASATAWLGLAHLTLIVTVFALGFQNLAMTRLDASEVATFGNAAPILTVVWGYLFLGEAITPFLVLGGALTLGGILWTIRPRRHRAPAPTVAPTLSQPSAPRPVEFPRPTPVACVD; encoded by the coding sequence ATGGCGGGGCAGGATGACGGCGGTGGCGGTACGAGTCGGTCGTCGGGCGGGATTGACCTGGCGGCCTACGTCTTCCTGGCCCTGATGGTCCTGATCGGCTCGACCACGGCCCTCTCGGCCAAGCTGGCAGTCCGGGAGTTGCCGCTGCCCCTGGTGCCGGTCTTCCGGTTCGGGGTCGCCGGGCTCTGCCTGCTGCCGTTCGCTCGCAGGGGGGGGGCCCTCTGGCGGATGATCCGGGAGGACCGGTGGCGGGTCCTGGCCTCGGCCCTCTTCTGCGTCGGCCTGAACCAGCTCTTCTTCCTGACCGGGGCCCGGCTGGCCCCGACCACCCACGTCGGCCTGATCTACGCCACGAACCCGCTCTTCGTGCTGCTGATCGCCTGCGGGATGGGGCAGGAGCGGATGAGGCTCGATCGGCTGGTCGGGGTCGTGACCAGCGTGCTCGGGGTGCTCATCATCGGCCTCGGGAACCTGCGGGGGGGGGCCTCGGCCGAGGCCTCCCGGGGGCTCCTGGGGGATTTACTCCTCGTCGGCGCGGTGACGACCTGGGGCGCGTACATGGCCGTCAGCCGACCGTTGATCCGGAAGCATGGGGCGCTTCCCGCGCTGGCCGGCACGTTCCTGGTCGGGGCCCTGCTCGACCTGCCGTTCACCCTGCTGGCGATGGACTGGGACGGCTCGATCGCCCCGCTGGGCCTTGGGGCGATCGGCTCGGCCTCCGCCACCGCCTGGCTGGGCCTGGCCCACCTGACCCTGATCGTCACGGTCTTCGCCCTCGGGTTCCAGAACCTGGCGATGACCAGGCTCGACGCCAGCGAGGTGGCCACCTTCGGCAACGCGGCGCCGATCCTGACGGTCGTCTGGGGCTACCTCTTCCTGGGGGAGGCGATCACCCCCTTCCTGGTCCTCGGCGGCGCCCTGACCCTCGGCGGCATCCTCTGGACCATCCGGCCCCGACGCCATCGGGCCCCGGCGCCGACGGTGGCGCCAACCCTTTCCCAGCCGTCCGCTCCCCGCCCGGTCGAGTTCCCGAGGCCGACCCCGGTCGCCTGCGTCGACTGA
- a CDS encoding heavy metal translocating P-type ATPase produces MERPARCTLRVEGLDCPHEVSPIRGALEGAPGVLGLDFDPPGGTVAVSFDPGLTDPTSLTRRIRDGAGMAAEPVVEAPMIARGSEGEGSWRAFRSRWGATGSSGLALAIGAAADWSSWAAGGSGAFGWEGRIALAGYAAAVALGAVELLPKAWRGVRQRRLGIHLLMTLAILGAIALGEWGEAATVAFLFGLAEALEAQSLARARRAVRSLLEVAPETAELIEPGGGTRVVPADAVGPGRRVRVRAGDRVPIDGRVVSGRSSVDQKAITGESVPVDKGPGDEVFAGTVNGAGALDVEATRPPGDSVVARTAALVREAQGRRMPLERSIERFAAVYTPMVVVMAALVMDGPPLVGTMLGIPADWREWFLRGLVVLVVACPCALVIGTPVAVVSALASSARRGVLVKGGQFLEAVGRLRVFAFDKTGTLTRGEPSVVEVVPAAEGCPDSMLRVAAALGDRGGHVLGRAIARHAREMALAVPDAEDYLAQPGLGATGTVGATRYHIGSHRYIDEAGLCDDAFHASLGDAELGPGTAVALSAPGGPLGWIRLADRPRPEAAAVLAELATLGLRTVMLTGDNPSTAAATAAELGLADHRAGLLPADKAEVVSRLDALLGPTGMVGDGVNDAPALAEARVSVALGGISSAVALEAADVVLMADDLRGLPWLVRHSRRTLRVIRQNIALAIGLKLLVLALAVLGLADLWMAIAADVGTTLVVVANALRLLRPGDPGRP; encoded by the coding sequence ATGGAGCGGCCGGCCCGCTGCACGCTGAGGGTCGAGGGGCTGGATTGCCCCCATGAGGTCTCGCCGATCCGAGGTGCCCTGGAAGGGGCCCCCGGCGTCCTCGGGCTGGACTTCGACCCGCCCGGGGGGACCGTGGCCGTCTCCTTCGATCCCGGCCTCACCGACCCGACCTCGCTGACCCGCCGAATCCGAGACGGGGCGGGCATGGCCGCCGAGCCGGTCGTCGAGGCACCGATGATCGCCCGGGGGTCCGAGGGCGAAGGGTCCTGGCGGGCCTTCCGTTCGAGGTGGGGGGCGACGGGCTCGTCCGGATTGGCGTTGGCGATCGGGGCGGCGGCCGACTGGTCGTCCTGGGCCGCCGGGGGATCGGGGGCGTTCGGCTGGGAGGGACGGATCGCCCTGGCCGGATACGCGGCGGCGGTCGCCCTGGGGGCCGTCGAGCTGCTGCCGAAGGCCTGGCGAGGGGTCCGGCAGCGTCGGCTGGGGATCCACCTCTTGATGACCCTGGCGATCCTCGGCGCCATCGCCCTGGGGGAGTGGGGCGAGGCGGCCACGGTCGCCTTCCTGTTCGGCCTGGCCGAGGCCCTGGAGGCCCAGAGCCTGGCCCGGGCCCGTCGGGCCGTCCGGTCGCTGCTGGAAGTCGCCCCCGAGACGGCCGAGCTGATCGAGCCGGGAGGCGGGACCCGGGTCGTCCCGGCCGACGCGGTCGGGCCGGGCCGGCGCGTCCGGGTCCGGGCCGGCGACCGGGTGCCGATCGACGGCCGGGTCGTCTCCGGCCGGTCGAGCGTCGATCAGAAGGCGATCACGGGGGAATCGGTCCCGGTCGACAAGGGGCCCGGAGACGAGGTCTTCGCCGGCACGGTCAACGGCGCCGGGGCCCTGGACGTCGAGGCCACCCGGCCCCCGGGGGACTCGGTCGTCGCCCGGACCGCCGCGCTGGTCCGCGAGGCCCAGGGGCGCCGGATGCCCCTGGAGCGGAGCATCGAGCGGTTCGCGGCCGTCTACACGCCGATGGTCGTCGTGATGGCGGCGCTGGTGATGGACGGCCCTCCCCTGGTCGGGACGATGCTCGGAATCCCGGCCGACTGGCGGGAGTGGTTCCTCCGGGGGCTGGTCGTGCTGGTGGTGGCCTGCCCCTGTGCGTTGGTGATCGGCACGCCGGTGGCGGTGGTCAGCGCCCTGGCCTCGTCGGCCAGGCGGGGGGTGCTGGTCAAGGGGGGCCAGTTCCTGGAGGCGGTGGGCCGGCTCCGGGTCTTCGCCTTCGACAAGACGGGCACGCTGACCCGGGGGGAGCCGAGCGTCGTCGAGGTCGTCCCCGCGGCCGAGGGCTGCCCCGACTCGATGCTCCGGGTCGCCGCCGCCCTGGGGGACCGGGGCGGGCACGTCCTCGGCCGGGCCATCGCCCGGCACGCCCGGGAGATGGCCCTCGCGGTGCCCGATGCCGAGGACTACCTGGCCCAGCCCGGCCTGGGCGCCACCGGCACCGTCGGGGCCACGCGATACCACATCGGCAGCCACCGCTATATCGACGAGGCGGGCCTCTGCGACGACGCCTTCCACGCCTCGCTCGGCGACGCCGAGCTCGGCCCCGGCACCGCCGTCGCGTTGTCGGCCCCCGGCGGGCCGCTCGGCTGGATCCGGCTGGCCGACCGCCCCCGGCCCGAGGCCGCCGCCGTGCTCGCCGAGCTGGCCACGCTCGGCCTCCGCACCGTCATGCTCACCGGGGACAACCCCTCGACCGCCGCCGCCACCGCCGCCGAGCTCGGCCTGGCCGACCACCGGGCCGGGCTGCTCCCCGCCGACAAGGCCGAGGTCGTCTCACGGCTCGACGCCCTGCTCGGCCCGACCGGCATGGTCGGCGACGGCGTCAACGACGCCCCCGCGCTGGCCGAGGCCCGGGTCAGCGTCGCCCTCGGCGGCATCTCCAGCGCCGTCGCCCTGGAGGCGGCCGACGTGGTCCTGATGGCGGACGACCTCCGGGGCCTCCCCTGGCTCGTCCGCCACAGCCGAAGGACCCTCCGGGTCATCCGCCAGAACATCGCCCTGGCGATCGGTCTCAAGCTGCTCGTCCTCGCCCTCGCGGTGCTCGGCCTGGCCGACCTCTGGATGGCCATCGCCGCCGACGTCGGCACCACCCTCGTCGTCGTCGCCAACGCCCTCCGCCTGCTCCGCCCGGGCGACCCCGGCCGCCCTTGA